In Drosophila ananassae strain 14024-0371.13 chromosome 3R, ASM1763931v2, whole genome shotgun sequence, the DNA window CACCAATTCTCCGGCTCATGGAGTGGGAGCAATCTATTCGGCTTTTACAAATTTCAATTCACATTCATTCAATGCAAAAATACCCACACAATCTCTATCGAGATAAGAATGTGTGTCCCAGTGATGCCTATTTTAGCTATACATagtagttattcaagaaaataaaataaaacttacttaaaaaatattttttatttaaattaaaatagaatcatcaaacttatttaatttgatACTCTCAAGGGGAAGCTGGAGTTTtagattccattttttttcattgaaagttaaaaaatataatattttttgctaGAATTCTCAACTGGTTCTGGACAAGGAGGTGCGGATGGTAATTCCAAATTAGTTACAAATTACATTGAAAACGCCCAGTTTATGCCCCTAATTAACTATTATTTACAATATATTTCTCAAACCATCATAAAGCATAGATTTCCAGCCTGGTTGACCCCAAATCCGTGCCCGGAAAATGGCCAGATGGGTATTCCTAAGGCTGTGCGCACCGGGATTTGTTATTGTGGAACGTAAGTCGCAGTCGGCGTCACAAATTAAGCGCAGCCGGGTCTTCAGACTTGATAAGTCCGCAGTCCCCATTCAGCCACCGGCGCGTCCGGAATTTCAACGTCTCCGTCtccggttcttcttcttgtacTTGTCCGGCAATATTGGTATCAGTGTGTGTGTAAAAAGTAACGGTCGTTTGCGTGTTGCGTGCGAGCGGAGGAACTTAAGCGattatttaatttaccagCATTccccgtttttttttttagcggGGGTCGCGTGTGCCCGGGGTACAAAAATCATATATATCTGTTTGGATCTGCGGACGTTATACAATAAGCCAGTATAGCCATCAGACTTATTCAAAGGTCAAGCCGATACGCGCGATTATTCTACTTCCGATCCAAGTGCAAACTCCCCATCCCATCATCGTTCCTGCTTCTCTGCTATCTTATTTATCTCTTATCACTGCAACaagtgtaaaaataaaaaaaataaaaaaaactgttagtggaaaaacaaaatacaatttaCAAATTACAAAATGGGTTGCATGCGGTATCTGTCTGACGCTCATTTGAGGGGCTTCGAGCGTTACAAGGTGAGTTCTTTCGGGAGGATTCGGAACTTGGGGTCTCTTTGGGgtctcaaacaaaaaaatcaatgtCCTACATATATCGGATACACCCACCACGACGATTTCTTCAACCATTAtttattcaataattcaaaacCCATATATACTATACAAGAAGTTCTGGGGAAAGTTTTTTGTTACCGCCACAATGTCATATTGATTAGCTTGGGAATGTAAACTTACAGAAAATCCTCACTATACTCTATAGAATTTTGTTAGAGTATAGAAAGCCTGTTATCAGAGGCCGATTAAATGTAGTTCCGGTTAGATTACCCATCAAGCGGGGGGATTTATGTGTCGAAATTTGTACTATCAAAAATTGAATGTTGTAGGGCTGAGTGGGTCAACCCCTGGGTGATAAGGGGGCCAAACAAATGTTTCGCAAACGCCAGCTAGGAGAAGGCATTGAACTGTCGTAGAGCCATGTGCTGGGGCTTTGGGCATTCATTTGTGGGACGATAGGAACGCTCCGCTGGAGCTCTGGATGATGGATGGAGGAAGGGGGTTGTAACTATCAAATGTGGAATTTGTACTTGTAAAGATTACTTGCGGAGCATGGGGAGACAAGACAACGAGGTCACCACTAAAGTGGACACAAGCGCAGAGTCAAGAAGTTtctgaaaattaaatataatctttccttttcattttaatttccatGAGGTGTAAAAGTGTATATGAAATGGTTGACCTTTCTATTCTTCTAcccattaaaatttaatgggTAGCAGgttataaaataaagtttatacttttttatataaagaGTATGTGGTTTTTTTTCCAGTACAATAGCATAGACACTAGTTGGCTAAGTGTCTATGTTATGCACCCCTTCTGGAATTACTGCGTAAAGGTAAGAATTACATTTTTCTAGTTCTAGTTCTAGTTAGACTGTTCTTTTGTAGTTCGTCCCTAAATGGCTGGCACCCAATGTCCTTACGTTTGTGGGATTCCTCATGACTGTTATCAACTTCATCCTGCTGGCCTACTACGATTGGAACTTCGATGCTGCCAACGACAAGGAGGTGGGCAACACAGTACCTGCCTGGGTCTGGACAGTGGCGGCCATAAATATACTTATCTACTACAATTTGGGTAGGCCTTCAGAGTATCCTTCAGAATATCTTTACTGACTATTTCTCATCCTAGATGGCATGGATGGCAAGCAGGCTCGTAGAACGGGAACGAGTGGACCTCTCGGGGAGCTCTTCGATCACGGACTGGACTCGTATTCAGCTGCCCTCATTCCCATTTACATATTTTCACTCTTTGGCACCGTCGATCTCCCCCCGATTCGAATGTTTTTCGTTATTTGGAACGTATTCCTCAACTTCTATTTGACGCATGTGGAGAAGTACAACACGGGAGTTATGTTCCTTCCCTGGGGCTACGACTTCACCATGTGGGTGAGTACTCCACTCGAAAACGTCCTCTTCAATGTCTTTTATATAACTAAACCTCTGTTTCCAGGGTGTAAGCGGAATGCTCTTTGTGGCAACGGTCTTTGGTCCTGAAATATATCGTTTCGACATACACGGGTTCACAGTGGCCAATGCTTTCGAGGTGCTTTTGATTGGTTCCGGCATTGTCAGCAGCCATCCCATCATAGCTAGAAACATATACCTGTGGGTATAGACACAATATCTGTAACTACCAATCCTCATTTCTATATATCCTGTGTTCTAGTTCCTATAAAAACAAGACTGGCAAAATGCGGCCGATGTGGGAGATGCTGCGTCCCTTCTTCGCCTTTCTTTGGCTGTTTGTGATCACAACCTTCTGGTCCTTCTTTTCCCGCAACAATGTAATCAATGATGAGCCACGCATCCTGTGGATACTCTACGGAACCATATTCTCCAACATTGCCGTAAGCTTTTGGAAGAATTATTCAGGCACTTTGACATTTATATCCTTCAATTAGTGTCGCCTGATTGTGGCCCAAATGTCGGACACGCGCTGTGACGGCTTCAACGTGCTGATGTGGCCTCTGGTGGCTACAGTGGGTGTCTGCTGTTTCCCGTACTACCAGCTGGTGTTCGAAACGGATCTCACGCGGGACGTGGAGCGTTGGATTGTCCACGGTCTTACAATATTTTGCACATTAGCTCACTGGCACTACGGCTATGGTGTGGTGAGTTCTAActtactttttaaaaaatctttcGAATAAAGAAGTTAATTTGAAAATTCCGTTTCAGGTTTCGGAAATGTGCGACCACTTCCACATTCGTTGCTTCAAAGTAAGACAGTCTAGTAGCCAAGCGGGCTCAGATTTAACTCACCAACTTCTGCAGAATAATAACAAAGTCAAACCCCAAAAAAGTCATTCCAACTAAATCGCCCACTAACCCAAACCACATCAACAAATCGGGGACTACAAAAACCAACCATCTTGtgatatatagtatatatatagaaatggGTTCCAATACATTTGGCCTTCGCCTATATCTAGGTTTCCTAAGTGGTCCATACtcaatcaaaaaaaacaaaacaaaaaaaataaaaactaaatcgaTACTCGCCCCTCATGCGGTCCTAACGTGGTAAAGTCCATACAAAGCTATTATGTAGTCGTAAACCTAATCGTAGTCTAAGCAATTAATCGTACTTAACAGTAGAATAGGATTAGACTAAGTGCATGAGCCGTCGAGTGATCCTTAGAGGCAACTATAACAAGCATGTTGATATTATGGCAGAGCGCTAACTGCATGATCCGATAAGTATTACCCGCATCAGAGAATGAAGGCAACTACTGAATGGAATTGATTATTTCCATGACATTCTTAACGCTATACTGACTGTACCATCCACCGTATTGTAATTTCCTATAGATCAAGAAACCAGCTGCTAACGGGGAACAAGAACTGCAAGAGGCTCCGGAAAACGCCAAGCCTACGCCGGAGAATATTGAGGAAGTCTAGTTCAGTCCAGACTCCTGTCTATGTGTTGTGTTATCTAagttaaattgttaaaaacaCACTCAAATTGTGTTTAGATTAAGCTCGAAATTGAATAAAACATAtacaaattccgaaattatcAAATTTCTATCAAGACTACTAGAATCTGTTGTCTTTTTAAATGTATCTTAGATTTTATTTCGAATGCAACTGCCATTGGTTAAATGTGCGAAAataatttagaaaaatttcattatcTTACATTATAAACATAGCGCGCGTCTGTGGGATATCCTGATCCCCTAGTTGAGCCACTGGGCCACGATGCTGTTGTCATCTGCAGGATTCGCGGAATGCAAACCTGATCCGCTTTCGAGGAATTCGCGCAGCTCGTTCTCCAGATCGCCGCCAGACCCAGCATGCTGTTCATCGGGTTCGTCGATGTCCATAGCCACCGGCTGCAGCTGGGGCATCGCCACTGGCTGCTGCAGCAACTCCGGCAACTGAACGCGTGGCGAGGCGGGATGCGGTGTGGGCAGGCCAGCTGAAAACAATTCAAATTTGAAATTAGTTgagacaaaaataaaaataattattaactTACCGTATGTCATACCCATGGCTTTGCGCAGCGAATATGGATCGGCGATGGCGGAGGGCGGCAGTTTCTTAGCCATCTCACTGATCTGTTGCGTCAGTTGAGCAGCCGTTTGTATCTCCTCCTGGCCCGCCGGCTGCACGAGACCCAAGTGATTGGGCAAGGGCTGTGACAGGCGATCCTGCTGGGTCACCCGCAGTTTCTCTATCAGCGTCAGATTTTGGCTCAGGTGCTCGTGCATACGTTGGTTGAGCTCGAAATTCTTCATTTCCGTCTCCATGCCGTCCAGGAAGCTCACATCGATACCCAGGTCTTGAAGGGACTTCAGCCGCTTAAAGTCTACGTGCGTGTTTTTGTATTTCTCGTACTCCTTCTCGATTTGCTCGGCAGTTTCCTGCTGCGCTGCAGTTTCCTCCTCCTGCTCGAAGCATTTCGCGATCTCTCGCTGCTCGTACGAGTGCAGTTGCATGTTGTATAGCTCTTCCAGGGATTTGCTGTGCTCTCCATTTGTGAGAATGTCCAGCAAGCCGTTTGCTATGGTTGTGCCGTAGCTGGAATCCTTGGTGAACTGCAGAATGCTCTCAGCATACTCAGCGCTGGATGCATCTCCATACGTTCGGAGAACCAATTGGGTTTCCTCGGCACTTAACGTTGAAAACCGCGAGTCGAAGGTGGGTGCAAAGCTGGCAAAGGCTCCATAGCTCAGCGGCTTGACTGTTTTCAGGGCATTCCGTTTGTCGACTTGTCGGACTTGGAGTTGAGTGCTGCCCGTTTGCAGTTTTCCCACCAAATCCCCAATAGTTACAACCCGTTCAGGACCCTCATTCTCCTCCTTAATGAGAAGGTTCAAGGTGGTGCTGCCATCCTTGGTTTGCCGTAGAAAGCCCATTTTGTGAGCATTCTTCTTCGAATTCAGCCGTTGTTTGGCTTGCTGGGCGGCGTTTTGAACTTGGGCCAGGATTTCCTCACTTGTCATATCATCCACATACGGCTCGAAATGTGTTTTGGGTGCATTTTCCAAGCGTAACGCCCGCTTTCGTTCTTCCTCCTCCAGCTGGGCGGGTGTGGGGGGCTCTTCTGCTCCCGTGGAAGCGCCCTCGTCGGCCGAATCGTGAGCATCCCGTGCCATATCGTTTGAGCTTATTTCGAAGCCCAACTCTTTGGCCGTTAGCTCACGCATATAGCCCGAGAGCGGTTTCAAACTTCGCATTAAGTTTTCCGGCTGCAGGTGTTTCAGTCCCACCTGCAGCAATCGCTTCGCCGCCTTGTTATAAACTGTATCCACATGATTATATTTAATGGCATTCTCGCACATCAGCTTAAAATCATCACTGAATTCCGTAAGAGAAGAGTACTCGTGATCATCGATCTTTTGGCGCATTGTGGAGAAATCCATTGGTTTGCTTATGATGGAA includes these proteins:
- the LOC6505498 gene encoding ethanolaminephosphotransferase 1 isoform X2, with product MGCMRYLSDAHLRGFERYKYNSIDTSWLSVYVMHPFWNYCVKFVPKWLAPNVLTFVGFLMTVINFILLAYYDWNFDAANDKEVGNTVPAWVWTVAAINILIYYNLDGMDGKQARRTGTSGPLGELFDHGLDSYSAALIPIYIFSLFGTVDLPPIRMFFVIWNVFLNFYLTHVEKYNTGVMFLPWGYDFTMWGVSGMLFVATVFGPEIYRFDIHGFTVANAFEVLLIGSGIVSSHPIIARNIYLSYKNKTGKMRPMWEMLRPFFAFLWLFVITTFWSFFSRNNVINDEPRILWILYGTIFSNIACRLIVAQMSDTRCDGFNVLMWPLVATVGVCCFPYYQLVFETDLTRDVERWIVHGLTIFCTLAHWHYGYGVVSEMCDHFHIRCFKIKKPAANGEQELQEAPENAKPTPENIEEV
- the LOC6505498 gene encoding ethanolaminephosphotransferase 1 isoform X1, yielding MGCMRYLSDAHLRGFERYKYNSIDTSWLSVYVMHPFWNYCVKFVPKWLAPNVLTFVGFLMTVINFILLAYYDWNFDAANDKEVGNTVPAWVWTVAAINILIYYNLDGMDGKQARRTGTSGPLGELFDHGLDSYSAALIPIYIFSLFGTVDLPPIRMFFVIWNVFLNFYLTHVEKYNTGVMFLPWGYDFTMWGVSGMLFVATVFGPEIYRFDIHGFTVANAFEVLLIGSGIVSSHPIIARNIYLSYKNKTGKMRPMWEMLRPFFAFLWLFVITTFWSFFSRNNVINDEPRILWILYGTIFSNIACRLIVAQMSDTRCDGFNVLMWPLVATVGVCCFPYYQLVFETDLTRDVERWIVHGLTIFCTLAHWHYGYGVVSEMCDHFHIRCFKVRQSSSQAGSDLTHQLLQNNNKVKPQKSHSN
- the LOC6504458 gene encoding bromodomain-containing protein 7 encodes the protein MGSSKKHKKNKSERREKYEEYSQHQDPAQLQRGLKLILKVGSNATPEYSANSPMVDAGPPTAAEAMMSPVPEELQEHQGHRERHKKSKKKKKKKDREKKHKHHKEKRHRSRDRHRDMGSADEDIVPGADDAACSGFASQSIAPPPGDADSSQDGFSFMDDDQSQPLPENILFYAGINTDNSPSNCPVTKPIAPRKLEDILMGSSPNSSSLQSSSMGLAGSSPTKPLPDLLIPSPLTPGGASSLNALTPKALEAPKTPSTSSESGREPRSCVLKLKQQKSPLNKLLEHLLRFLEKRDPHQFFAWPVTDDMAPGYSSIISKPMDFSTMRQKIDDHEYSSLTEFSDDFKLMCENAIKYNHVDTVYNKAAKRLLQVGLKHLQPENLMRSLKPLSGYMRELTAKELGFEISSNDMARDAHDSADEGASTGAEEPPTPAQLEEEERKRALRLENAPKTHFEPYVDDMTSEEILAQVQNAAQQAKQRLNSKKNAHKMGFLRQTKDGSTTLNLLIKEENEGPERVVTIGDLVGKLQTGSTQLQVRQVDKRNALKTVKPLSYGAFASFAPTFDSRFSTLSAEETQLVLRTYGDASSAEYAESILQFTKDSSYGTTIANGLLDILTNGEHSKSLEELYNMQLHSYEQREIAKCFEQEEETAAQQETAEQIEKEYEKYKNTHVDFKRLKSLQDLGIDVSFLDGMETEMKNFELNQRMHEHLSQNLTLIEKLRVTQQDRLSQPLPNHLGLVQPAGQEEIQTAAQLTQQISEMAKKLPPSAIADPYSLRKAMGMTYAGLPTPHPASPRVQLPELLQQPVAMPQLQPVAMDIDEPDEQHAGSGGDLENELREFLESGSGLHSANPADDNSIVAQWLN